The Polynucleobacter sp. VK25 genome segment CTTTAGGTCACCCCAAGAGATCAGCGCTTGATCTCGAATCTCGCCGACCATATCTTGAGCACGTTGCAATACATAGTTAATGGCGGTTTGATCAGGCGCGATTAATGCGCCACGAGCGCCAGCCTCTACCGCCATATTACATAGAGTAAAACGGGCTTCAATCGTTAGCGCTTCAATAGCGCTTCCACAAAATTCAATCACGCAACCAATTGCACCTTTGGCACCAATTTTGCCGATGATCATCAGAATCAAATCTTTAGATGTGCTGCCGACTGGCAACACTCCATTGACGGTAATTCTCATATTTTTTGCAAGACGGTAAACCAAGGTCTGCGTGGCCAGTACATGCTCAACCTCTGATGTGCCAATACCAAAGCCTAGAGCCCCTAAAGCCCCATAAGTCGTTGTGTGACTGTCTCCACAAATCACCACCATTCCCGGTCTTATCATGCCGTGCTCTGGGGACACTACATGCTCAATCCCTTGGAGATGATCGTTTGTATCAAATAGTGGAATGTGATGTTTATCACAATTACGCTTTAGATTGACAGCCTGCAATGCAGATGCTGGGTCAGCAATAATCCTGGGAGAGGTGTGATGCGTTGGAATAATGTGGCTAACTACTGCCACATTCTGTCCGGGAATAGGTACCCCATACCCCTTTTCCTCCAAGCCCGCAAATGCTTGTGGACTTGTATATTCATTCATTAAATGCAAATCACAAAACAGCAGAACATGTTCTTGATCAAGCACAGTCACTGTGTGTGAATCCACCAACTTCTGATACAGAGTTTTTACTGTCATCTCAGTCCTGTAAAGCGACTAGCGATACTACTAATTTTAAATAATGGCTCATAGGTTAGTTATCAGCCTTAATTCCAGCTTTAGCAATCACACCACCCCAAAGGTTGTATTCCTTTTTCATATAAGCTGCCATTTCATCAGGAGTTGATGGTGTAGGGTCTAAGCCCTGCATCAGTAGCTTCTCTCGAATTTGTGGATCGCGCAGAGCCTTATTAATCGCAGCATTTAACTTATTGACAATGGCTGGTGGCGTCTTAGGTGGCGCAATAAACGCATACCAATTTGCAGCCTCATATCCGGGGTAACCTAACTCGGCAATCGTTGGGACATTGGGCAAGGCTTTGGAGCGCTGGCGACTAGTTACTGCCAATGCATCAACCTTGCCGGATTCAATCAACTGCTTTGCTGTAATGATCGTTGCAAACAAAGAAGGCACGGTACCCCCCAACAAATCATTAATCGCAGGACCTCCGCCACGATAACCAATATGGATCAATTTGATTTTTGCAGTTGCGGCAAATAACTCTCCAGCTAAATGCCCACCGCTTCCAGATCCTGAGGTGCCATAAGCTAATCCGCCCGGTGTTTTTTCTGCAATAGCAACATACTCAGCCAAGGTTTTTGCCTTGAGTACCTGAGGGTTAACAATCAAAGCATTTCCTGAAGTAACCCCTAACCCTATCGGAGTGAGATCTTTTAAAGGATCGTAAGCCAATTTATAGATGTGTGGGCTGTAAGCTAAAGGACCCACAG includes the following:
- the leuC gene encoding 3-isopropylmalate dehydratase large subunit, whose protein sequence is MTVKTLYQKLVDSHTVTVLDQEHVLLFCDLHLMNEYTSPQAFAGLEEKGYGVPIPGQNVAVVSHIIPTHHTSPRIIADPASALQAVNLKRNCDKHHIPLFDTNDHLQGIEHVVSPEHGMIRPGMVVICGDSHTTTYGALGALGFGIGTSEVEHVLATQTLVYRLAKNMRITVNGVLPVGSTSKDLILMIIGKIGAKGAIGCVIEFCGSAIEALTIEARFTLCNMAVEAGARGALIAPDQTAINYVLQRAQDMVGEIRDQALISWGDLKSDIGSHFDIEHQFDASTVAPHVTWGTSPDQTVAIGDLLPHHNSFSDPVENLSLEQALRYTKLEAGQALEGVPIQHVFIGSCTNGRIEDLRSVAQVVGDQKVAKGVRAMVVPGSGAVKEQAEAEGIAALLIAAGFEWRNPGCSMCLAMNDDVLEPGVRCASTTNRNFEGRQGRGAITHLMSPAMAAAAAITGKITDVRKL
- a CDS encoding tripartite tricarboxylate transporter substrate binding protein, which translates into the protein MIIRSILFFCCCCFSLQGYADDAYPSKPIRLYVGFAPGGGTDIAARIIAPYVSKELGQSIVIENKPGVGGNIATDVISKSPPDGYLIMLSSVGPLAYSPHIYKLAYDPLKDLTPIGLGVTSGNALIVNPQVLKAKTLAEYVAIAEKTPGGLAYGTSGSGSGGHLAGELFAATAKIKLIHIGYRGGGPAINDLLGGTVPSLFATIITAKQLIESGKVDALAVTSRQRSKALPNVPTIAELGYPGYEAANWYAFIAPPKTPPAIVNKLNAAINKALRDPQIREKLLMQGLDPTPSTPDEMAAYMKKEYNLWGGVIAKAGIKADN